The Eikenella corrodens genome segment ATGAATCCAGGCTTCAAATTTGCCGTATCGCGCCGCTTTGCCCCGCTGTTCGGCACCCAATTCCTCGGCGCGCTCAACGACAACTTATTCAAAATCGCGCTGGCCACCATGATCAGCTTTTATGGTTTGGGCAAAAACGGCTTCATCGAACCGGCGCAGATGATTAATGTGAGCGCACTTCTGTTTGTGCTGCCCTTTTTCCTGTTTTCCGCCCTCTCCGGCCAGCTGTGCAACAAATTCGACCGCAGCCGCATGGCGGTGGCGGTGAAAGTGGCCGAAGTGCTGATTATGCTGCTGGCCACGGTGGGCTTCCTCAGCCAATCGCTGCTGCTTTTGCTGCTCTGCATTTTCCTGATGGGCCTGCATTCCACGCTGTTCGGCCCGCTCAAATACGCCGTGTTGCCCGATTATTTGGACGAACACGAACTGATTGTGGGCAACAGCCTGGTGGAAGGCGGCACGTTTCTCGCCATCCTGTTCGGCCAGATTTTGGGCACCATTCTGGCCGGCATCGGCGGCACCACGGTATCCGTTTTCCTGCTCATCATTGCTGCCGGCGGCCTCGCCTCCAGCCTGTTTATGCCGCGCGTGGCACCAAAAACCCCGGAAGCAAAAATCGACTGGCACATTGTGCGCAACTCCAAAGCCATTCTGAAACAAGCCTTTGCCAACCGCGAAATCTACGCTGCCATCATCGGCATTTCCTGGTTTTGGTTTATCGGCGCGGTGTACACCACCCAACTGCCCACCTTCACCAAACTGCACCTGGGCGGTAACGATAATGTGTTCAACCTGATGCTCACCCTGTTTTCCATCGGCATCGGCAGCGGCTCCGTGCTGTGCGCCAAACTCAGCCACCGCCGGCTCAACCTCGGCTGGGTGGCCGTGGGCACAGTGGGCATGGCCATATTCGGCCTGCTGCTCGTTTCCCTCGTGCATGGCACGCACCATCACGAATACAGCAGCATCGGCAGCTTCTTGTTGCGTGGCGACGCCTATGCCGTGATGCTCTGCATCGTGTTGCTCGGCTTCTGCGGCGGTTTCTTCTCCGTGCCGCTCTACACCTGGCTGCAAACCGCCAGCAGCGAAGAGTTCCGCGCCCACGCCATCGCCGCCAACAACATCATCAACGGCCTCTTCATGGTGGCCGCCGCCCTGCTCTCCGCCATCCTGCTGTGGCTGTTCGACAGCATCAACCTGCTTTACCTCATCGTGGCAGCAGGCAATATCGTGGTGTTGGTATACCTACTGAAAATTGCCCCGCCAATCCGCGAAGGCTGGCAACGCTGGTTTGGCAAAGAAGAATAAACCTCGGCCTGCAAACAACAAAAGGCTACCTGAAAAACAAAAAAGCAGTTTCAGGTAGCCTTTACCAGTCCTCCAAATAAACCGCACCCGCTTCGCATCTGCCCCTCCCTGGGCTATACTGCCGCCCTTTAATCGGCCACACCGAACCCATGCTGAAAAAAACCCTCTATTCCCTGCTTGCCCTTATCCTGCTGGCTGCCGCCCTATTTGCCGGCCTCCTCTTCGCCCCTAAAGACACCCACAGCCAACGCCTGCGCGTGGAGCGCGGCAGCGGCATCGGCAGTGTGAGCCGCACGCTGGCTGCCAACGACGCCATCTACAGCCGCTGGGTGTTCGTGGCCGCCGCCTACCTCACCGGCACCCACAAACAGCTCCTGCCCGGCAACTACCGCCTTCAACCCCGCGCCTCCTCCTGGCAAATCCTGCGCCACCTCAAAAACGGTCGCCCTGATACCATCACCGTGCGCATTATCGAAGGCATGCGTTTTGCCCAAATGCGCCGCCTCATCAACCAAACCGCCGACATCCGCCACGACACCGCATCTTGGAGCGACCGCCAACTCCTCGCCGCCATCGCCTCCGATGCCGACGTACAGCATCCCGAAGGCCGCTTCTTCCCCGACAGCTACGAAATCGACTACGACAGCAGCGATTTACAAATCTACCGCCTTGCCTACCGCCGTATGCAAAGCCAGCTGCAATCCGCCTGGAGCGACCGTGCCGGCAATTTGCCGTATAAAAACCCCTACGAGCTGCTCACCATGGCCAGCATCATCGAAAAAGAAACCGCCCACGAAGAAGACCGCGCCAACGTGGCCGCCGTATTCGTCAACCGCCTCAACCAAGGCATGCGCCTGCAAACCGACCCCACCGTGATTTACGGCATGGGCAGCGCCTATAACGGCCGCATCCGCCGCGCCGACCTCCAGCGCGACACCCCCTACAACACCTACACCCGCGACGGCCTGCCCCCCACCCCCATCGCCCTGCCCGGCGAAGCCGCCCTCCAAGCCGCCGCCCACCCCAGCGGCGCCGACTACCTCTATTTCGTCTCCCGCATGGATAACACCGGCAAAAGCGAATTCAGCCGCACCTTAGACGAACACAACGCCAACGTCCGCCGCTATATTTTGAAAAGACCGTAACATGACCACCCTGCTCGACCTCCTCCCCCTCATCGCCTTTTTCATCGCCTCCAAGAAATTCGGCCTCTTGGCCGGCGCCGCCGCCGTATTGGCCGCCACCCTGATTGTGTACGGCATCCACCTCGTGCGGCAAAAATGGCGGCTCACCAAACAGCAATGGGTGGTGCTCGTACTCACCATCCTCTTCTGCGGCGCCACCATCCTCCTGCGCGACGACCTCTATCTGCGCTGGAAAACCCCCATCATCAACCTCAGCTTCGCCCTCGCCCTAGCTGTGAGCGCCCTTATCGGCAAACCCCTGATGCAGCCCGTGGCCAAAGACGTATTCCGCTTCGGCCCGCAAGGCTGGCAGCGCCTTACCTACGCCTGGGCCGCCTTCTTCCTCCTGCTCGCCGCCCTGCACTACTGGTTCGGCCTCTACCACTACGACGCCTCCGAGCAGGCCAAAAACCTGTTTATCCACTTCAAAAGCTACGGCCAGCTCATCCTGATGGGCATCTTCCTCGCCGCCCAAGCCTTCGTATTGCGCAAATACCTCAATATCGAAAGCGACACCCCCCCTGCAAACGAAGCGAGCGAACAGCCAAGCCAGCAGCAGCACTGAAACTGTAGGCTACCTGAAATCTCATCTGTACATTTTTCAGGTAGCCCCATCCGCCAGCCGCCATAGGAGCTTTATCATGCAAACCTTCAAAGGCATCCAAACACTCATCGCCGCCGTCGGCAGCCTGCCCGACTGCGGCTTCCTTTACATAACCGGCAATTCCGACACCGACACCCCGGCCGGACTACAAAGCTGCACTTTCCTCCTGCCCGATACCGAAGAAGACGAGTTGTTCATTGAAGACAATTCCGACTACAACTCTTGGCTCGAAGCACCTACCTTCTCCGACATCATCGAAAACTACACCAGCAAGCATCCTAACGCCTCAGAAGCAGCTCTCATCCGCGCCGTTCTGCACTATTGGGAAAAAGATGATTTTCTCGACTAAGCCACCAACACCTTTTCAGGTAGCCTCAAACTGGGAAAAGGCTACCTGAAAGCGAAGCCTCAACGGAGTTAAAAATGACTGCCCATTTCATCACCCTCGACGGTATCGACGGCGCTGGCAAAACCACCCAGCTGGCCGTGATCCGAGAATGGTTTGCCGCACAAGAGCGCCCCGTCTTGTTCACCCGCGAGCCAGGCGGCACACCCTTGGGCGAAGCCTTGCGCCGCCTGCTGCTCAACCCGAAAACCCAAGCCGGGCTGCGTGCCGAAACCTTGCTCATGTTTGCCGCCCGCGCCCAGCACATCGAAAGCGTTATCCTGCCCGCGCTGGAGGACGACGTATCCGTGGTGTCCGACCGTTTCACCGATGCCACCTTCGCCTACCAGGGCGGCGGCCGCGGCTTGCCTGAGGCCGATATTGCCCAGCTCGAACAATGGGTGCAAGGCAACCTTCGTCCCAGCCTCACCATCTTGCTCGACGTGCCGTTGGAGGTTTCTCTGGCGCGTATCGAACGCAGCCGCAATAAAGACCGCTTTGAGCAGGAGGAAGCCGACTTCTTCACCCGTGTGCGCCAAAGCTACCTCGAACGCGCCGCTGCCGCGCCCGAACGCTACACAGTAATCAACAGCAACCGCGGCAAAACCGTGGTGCGTCGCGATATTGAAGCCGCCCTGGAAAAACTGTTTGCCTGATGTTTTGAACGACACGGCCAAAAGTGCGATAATTTGCGCCGTTTTGTGGCATTCGTTCACAGATCAACCGACACTCCACAAAAACACACCATGCAACCAGCCTTCCACGACAAAGCAAACCGCCTTTTCTCCGCCATCACAAACGACCCGCGCTGGGATATCAACGACGAGCTCCTGTTTCAAGTGGCGGGCTTCACCTTCTACGGCTACTGCTTCGGCTTCGGCCGGCTGGTGTGCCTGATGGATGCCGACGACATTGATGCCTATGTGGCCGACAAACTCACCGGCCTCGGCGCGGGCGCGAAATACGTGCAAGGCATGATAGCGCGCGCACGGCAGGATTTTGTTACCGACGAAGATGCCGAACCCGTCGATACGGACGACCCTTTAAGCCGGTTAATCGGCATCGGCCATTCCTATTTCTCCGCCGATGACTTTAGCCCGCTCGTCGAATCCGTTTACAAAAATTACGACCTGTTAAGCGGCGAATAACCGACCCGTTTTTCAGACGGCCTACAAACCCATTTCAAACCCAACTATTAGGAAACACCATGCCCTCCCAACTTGCCAACGCCATCCGCTTCCTCTCTGCCGACGCCATCCAAAAAGCCAACTCCGGTCACCCCGGCGCGCCGATGGGCATGGCGGAAATGGCGGAAGTATTGTGGACGAAATTCCTGCGCCACAATCCCGCCAACCCCAAATTCTACAACCGCGACCGCTTCATCCTCTCCAACGGCCACGCGTCCATGCTGTTGTACAGCCTGCTGCACCTGACCGGCTACAACCTGAGCATTGAAGACCTGAAAAACTTCCGCCAACTGCACAGCAAAACCCCCGGTCACCCCGAATACGGCTACACCGACGGCGTGGAAACCACGACCGGCCCGTTGGGACAAGGCATTGCCAACGCGGTGGGCATGGCATTGGCGGAAAAAATCCTGGCCGCCGAATTTAATAAAGACGGTTTGAACATCGTCGATCATTACACCTACGTCTTCATGGGCGACGGCTGCCTGATGGAAGGCGTATCGCACGAAGCCTGCTCACTAGCCGGCACTTTGGGCTTGGGCAAACTGATTGTTTTGTATGATGACAACAATATTTCCATCGACGGCAAAGTGGACGGCTGGTTTACCGAAAACATCCCGCAACGCTTTGAAAGCTACGGCTGGCACGTCGTTCCTAACGTAAACGGCCACGACACCGCCGCTATCGAAGCCGCTATCGAAGCCGCCCGCACCGAAACCGGCAAACCGTCCATCATCTGCTGCAAAACCTTAATCGGCAAAGGCAGCGCCAACAAAGAAGGCAGCCACAAAATCCACGGCGCACCTTTGGGCACGGACGAAATCGAAGCCACGCGCAAACATCTGGGCTGGACTTACCCCGCCTTTGAAATCCCGCAAGAAATCTACGCCGCATGGAGCGCGAAAGAACAAGGCGCGAAACTGGAAGCGGAATGGAACGAACTGTTCGCGCAATACCAAGCAAAATATCCCGCCGAAGCCGCAGAATTCGTGCGCCGCATGGAACACAGGCTACCTGAAAACTTCGACGCCTATATTCAGACGGCCTTGCAAGAAGTGTGCGCCAAAGCCGAAACCATCGCCACCCGCAAAGCCAGCCAAAACAGCATCGAAATCCTCGCTAAAGAGTTGCCCGAACTGGTGGGCGGTTCTGCCGACCTGACCCCGTCCAACCTGACCGACTGGTCAAACAGCGTCTCCGTTACCCGCGAAAAAGGCGGCAACTACATCCACTACGGCGTACGCGAGTTCGGCATGGGTGCCATCATGAACGGCCTTGCCCTGCACGGCGGCGTGAAACCCTTCGGCGCGACTTTCCTAATGTTCAGCGAATACCAGCGCAATGCTCTGCGCATGGCGGCGCTGATGAAAATTAACCCCGTCTTCGTCTTCACCCACGATTCCATCGGCCTCGGCGAAGACGGTCCGACCCACCAACCCATCGAGCAAACCGCCACCCTGCGCCTGATTCCGAATATGGACGTATGGCGTCCGTGCGACACCGCCGAATCGCTGGTGGCATGGGCGGAAGCGGCAAAAGCCGAAGACCATCCGTCCTGCCTGATTTTCAGCCGTCAAAACCTGAAATTCCAAGCGCGCAACGAACAACAACTGAACGACATCAAACGCGGCGGCTACGTCATTAGCGAAGCCCAAGGCAACGCCCAAGCCGTCATCATTGCCACCGGTTCCGAAGTCGAGCTGGCTTTGGAAGCACAAAAAGCCCTCGCCGCACAAAACATCGCCGTACGCGTCGTTTCCATGCCGTCCACCAACGTCTTCGACCGCCAAGACACCGCCTATAAAGCCGCCGTCCTGCCCGAAGGCCTGCCGCGCATCGCCGTAGAAGCCGGACACGCAGACGGCTGGTACAAATACATCGGCCTGAACGGCGCAGTCGTCGGCATCAACCGCTTCGGCGAATCCGCCCCTGCCGAACTGCTGTTCAAAGAATTCGGCTTTACCGTGGAAAATGTGGTTGATACGGTGAAATCAGTGTTGTAGAACAGCCTGATGCTGTGTTTAGAGAGGCTACCTGAAAGCTTTCAGGTAGCCTCTTCGTACTTGAGCCAATATGGTTTCAGCTAGCTTTCACTCCTTACTTCTGCATCCTATCTGCCCGCATCTGCTGCTATCTCTACCCAACTCCCTATATTTTTACAATCACAAAACGTAAGAATTTGTAAAAAATTCATTACCTGCACAATACATATTTCCTGATTAATGATTTTTATACTTAATATAACAATATAATTTTTTATGAGTAAATTATCACTATTAAAGTATATAGATATTTTCATTCATAAAAAATCACCAAGTAAACTTAGCTAATTTGTAAATAAAATTTTACATTTGCAATATTTTTCTTGACATAAACCTCATATCGAAAAAGAATGCAACCTCGTTTCAACCAAAGGTAAAGAAAATGTCTCTGTCCACCCATGATCCTTATGCCAACTACAGGGAGCTTACCCTGCGCGGCATGGTGTTGGGCGCGTTAATCACCGTAGTGTTTACCGCTTCCAATATCTATTTAGGGCTGAAAGTAGGCCTCACGTTTGCCTCTTCCATCCCGGCTGCCGTGATTTCCATGGCGATTTTAAAATTCGCCAAAGGCAGTAATATTCTTGAAAACAACATGGTGCAAACCCAGGCTTCTGCCGCGGGTACGCTCTCTTCCGTGATCTTTATCCTGCCCGGCCTCTTAATGAGCGGCTATTGGACAGGTTTCCCGTTTTGGCAAACCACTCTGCTGTGTATGGCCGG includes the following:
- a CDS encoding MFS transporter, whose protein sequence is MNPGFKFAVSRRFAPLFGTQFLGALNDNLFKIALATMISFYGLGKNGFIEPAQMINVSALLFVLPFFLFSALSGQLCNKFDRSRMAVAVKVAEVLIMLLATVGFLSQSLLLLLLCIFLMGLHSTLFGPLKYAVLPDYLDEHELIVGNSLVEGGTFLAILFGQILGTILAGIGGTTVSVFLLIIAAGGLASSLFMPRVAPKTPEAKIDWHIVRNSKAILKQAFANREIYAAIIGISWFWFIGAVYTTQLPTFTKLHLGGNDNVFNLMLTLFSIGIGSGSVLCAKLSHRRLNLGWVAVGTVGMAIFGLLLVSLVHGTHHHEYSSIGSFLLRGDAYAVMLCIVLLGFCGGFFSVPLYTWLQTASSEEFRAHAIAANNIINGLFMVAAALLSAILLWLFDSINLLYLIVAAGNIVVLVYLLKIAPPIREGWQRWFGKEE
- a CDS encoding DUF7716 domain-containing protein, whose translation is MQTFKGIQTLIAAVGSLPDCGFLYITGNSDTDTPAGLQSCTFLLPDTEEDELFIEDNSDYNSWLEAPTFSDIIENYTSKHPNASEAALIRAVLHYWEKDDFLD
- the mltG gene encoding endolytic transglycosylase MltG, coding for MLKKTLYSLLALILLAAALFAGLLFAPKDTHSQRLRVERGSGIGSVSRTLAANDAIYSRWVFVAAAYLTGTHKQLLPGNYRLQPRASSWQILRHLKNGRPDTITVRIIEGMRFAQMRRLINQTADIRHDTASWSDRQLLAAIASDADVQHPEGRFFPDSYEIDYDSSDLQIYRLAYRRMQSQLQSAWSDRAGNLPYKNPYELLTMASIIEKETAHEEDRANVAAVFVNRLNQGMRLQTDPTVIYGMGSAYNGRIRRADLQRDTPYNTYTRDGLPPTPIALPGEAALQAAAHPSGADYLYFVSRMDNTGKSEFSRTLDEHNANVRRYILKRP
- the tkt gene encoding transketolase — encoded protein: MPSQLANAIRFLSADAIQKANSGHPGAPMGMAEMAEVLWTKFLRHNPANPKFYNRDRFILSNGHASMLLYSLLHLTGYNLSIEDLKNFRQLHSKTPGHPEYGYTDGVETTTGPLGQGIANAVGMALAEKILAAEFNKDGLNIVDHYTYVFMGDGCLMEGVSHEACSLAGTLGLGKLIVLYDDNNISIDGKVDGWFTENIPQRFESYGWHVVPNVNGHDTAAIEAAIEAARTETGKPSIICCKTLIGKGSANKEGSHKIHGAPLGTDEIEATRKHLGWTYPAFEIPQEIYAAWSAKEQGAKLEAEWNELFAQYQAKYPAEAAEFVRRMEHRLPENFDAYIQTALQEVCAKAETIATRKASQNSIEILAKELPELVGGSADLTPSNLTDWSNSVSVTREKGGNYIHYGVREFGMGAIMNGLALHGGVKPFGATFLMFSEYQRNALRMAALMKINPVFVFTHDSIGLGEDGPTHQPIEQTATLRLIPNMDVWRPCDTAESLVAWAEAAKAEDHPSCLIFSRQNLKFQARNEQQLNDIKRGGYVISEAQGNAQAVIIATGSEVELALEAQKALAAQNIAVRVVSMPSTNVFDRQDTAYKAAVLPEGLPRIAVEAGHADGWYKYIGLNGAVVGINRFGESAPAELLFKEFGFTVENVVDTVKSVL
- a CDS encoding inner membrane-spanning protein YciB, giving the protein MTTLLDLLPLIAFFIASKKFGLLAGAAAVLAATLIVYGIHLVRQKWRLTKQQWVVLVLTILFCGATILLRDDLYLRWKTPIINLSFALALAVSALIGKPLMQPVAKDVFRFGPQGWQRLTYAWAAFFLLLAALHYWFGLYHYDASEQAKNLFIHFKSYGQLILMGIFLAAQAFVLRKYLNIESDTPPANEASEQPSQQQH
- the tmk gene encoding dTMP kinase — translated: MTAHFITLDGIDGAGKTTQLAVIREWFAAQERPVLFTREPGGTPLGEALRRLLLNPKTQAGLRAETLLMFAARAQHIESVILPALEDDVSVVSDRFTDATFAYQGGGRGLPEADIAQLEQWVQGNLRPSLTILLDVPLEVSLARIERSRNKDRFEQEEADFFTRVRQSYLERAAAAPERYTVINSNRGKTVVRRDIEAALEKLFA